A region from the Kryptolebias marmoratus isolate JLee-2015 linkage group LG9, ASM164957v2, whole genome shotgun sequence genome encodes:
- the rgs14b gene encoding regulator of G-protein signaling 14 isoform X5, which yields MTARGYGGSSSSLPGTPGGDADPANSVLRWAVSFEKLLEDPCGVSYFTAFLKSEVSAENILFWQACEKFRKITPTSLDELKAAARAIYNTYLSESAPESVNIDDAAKTEEKDLEQPTPDMFNKAQTQIFKLMKMDSYRRFVRSPLYQRCTLASVEGKLLPQIATKPAHMGSWEDVVSRGPSSDKKKSDSNSWLGGRSASEKEQKRGSWGDVQVSGALRDSHLSTSSVGLVSLHRQAENGRSSPRLPEQGGGSGGRLGVEGGYCCVYLPDGSASLAPTRNGQQIKDMLASLCEKRGFPLKDVIIYLHGKNKPLSLDQDCSVLRDQQVTLELRVTFALEIAFTNKTVGIMAKSSKTLLDALAVVMQKHHLKPQEVLVTMVGSDEPLNLSSSVYRLANKTIRLDRTKGKDQTIISRGSGSSAAAQGGAVGAGMEPKSSLPTDRTKTQHRPSKNREMDGFLDMLTRAQCCRVDDQRGLLTKEHLEVPLFLQLPSEQAQDSDAPSTTSSSTTDSSTGPEDNQITSAAASEESSKPKNMRETTV from the exons ATGACTGCGCGCGGCTACGGAGGCAGCAGCTCCAGCCTCCCAGGGACTCCAGGCGGAGACGCCGACCCCGCCAACAGCGTGCTGAGGTGGGCCGTCTCGTTCGAGAAGCTGTTGGAGGACCCCTGTGGGGTCAGCTACTTCACG gccTTCCTTAAATCAGAAGTGAGTGCAGAGAACATTTTATTCTGGCAGGCATGTGAGAAGTTCAGGAAGATTACCCCGACCTCTTTGGATGAG ctgaaagcagcagctcGTGCCATCTACAATACCTACCTGTCCGAGAGCGCGCCCGAGTCGGTGAACATCGACGACGCCGCCAAGACGGAGGAGAAGGACCTGGAGCAGCCCACTCCGGACATGTTTAACAAAGCCCAGACACAG ATCTTTAAGCTGATGAAGATGGACAGCTACAGGCGCTTTGTCCGCTCTCCCCTCTACCAGCGCTGCACCTTGGCGAGCGTCGAAGGCAAACTCCTGCCACAGATCGCCACAAAGCCTGCACACATGGGGTCCTGGGAGGACGTGGTCTCTAGAGGCCCCTCAAGTGACAAGAAG AAGTCGGACTCTAACAGCTGGCTGGGTGGGAGGAGTGCCTCGGAGAAAGAGCAGAAGAGAGGATCCTGGGGAG ATGTCCAAGTCTCAGGAGCCTTGAGGGACTCTCATCTATCAACCAGTAGTGTGGGGCTTGTCTCCCTCCACAGGCAGGCGGAG AACGGCCGCTCCAGTCCTCGCCTGCCTGAACAGGGGGGTGGAAGTGGAGGTCGGCTGGGTGTGGAGGGAGGTTACTGCTGCGTCTACCTGCCAGACGGGAGCGCCTCTCTGGCCCCGACACGAAACGGCCAACAGATCAAAGACATGCTGGCTAGCCTGTGTGAGAAGAGAGGCTTCCCTCTGAAGGATGTCATCATTTATCTGCATGGCAAGAACAAG CCCTTATCTCTGGACCAGGACTGCTCCGTGCTGAGAGATCAGCAGGTCACTCTCGAGCTCAGGGTGACGTTTGC GCTGGAGATTGCTTTCACCAATAAAACGGTGGGAATCATGGCGAAGTCCAGTAAGACTCTGCTGGACGCCCTCGCCGTGGTGATGCAGAAACACCACCTCAAACCTCAGGAGGTCTTGGTCACCATG gTTGGCAGTGACGAGCCCCTGAACCTGAGCAGCTCTGTGTACAGACTGGCCAATAAGACGATCCGACTGGACAGAACCAAAG GTAAAGACCAGACCATCATCTCCAGAGGAAGTGGTTCGTCTGCTGCCGCGCAG GGAGGAGCAGTGGGGGCAGGCATGGAGCCTAAATCGTCGCTGCCGACAGACAGAACCAAGACGCAGCACAGACCCAGTAAGAACCGCGAAATGGACG GGTTTCTGGACATGCTGACAAGGGCTCAGTGCTGCAGAGTGGATGACCAGCGAGGTCTTCTGACCAAAGAACATCTGGAGGTTCCTCTGTTCCTGCAGCTGCCCTCGGAGCAGGCGCAGGACTCCGACGCTCCCAGCACGACCAGCTCCTCCACCACTGACTCCAGCACAGGACCGGAGGACAATCAGATCACTTCTGCTGCAGCATCCGAGGAAAGCTCAAAGCCCAAAAACATGAGGGAAACAACAGTTTGA
- the rgs14b gene encoding regulator of G-protein signaling 14 isoform X3: MVAFGALYHRFTCLAKFAAQKQHRKYGRRCTSVSGNTETGKSQAVSDGELNMTARGYGGSSSSLPGTPGGDADPANSVLRWAVSFEKLLEDPCGVSYFTAFLKSEVSAENILFWQACEKFRKITPTSLDELKAAARAIYNTYLSESAPESVNIDDAAKTEEKDLEQPTPDMFNKAQTQIFKLMKMDSYRRFVRSPLYQRCTLASVEGKLLPQIATKPAHMGSWEDVVSRGPSSDKKKSDSNSWLGGRSASEKEQKRGSWGDVQVSGALRDSHLSTSSVGLVSLHRQAENGRSSPRLPEQGGGSGGRLGVEGGYCCVYLPDGSASLAPTRNGQQIKDMLASLCEKRGFPLKDVIIYLHGKNKPLSLDQDCSVLRDQQVTLELRVTFALEIAFTNKTVGIMAKSSKTLLDALAVVMQKHHLKPQEVLVTMVGSDEPLNLSSSVYRLANKTIRLDRTKGKDQTIISRGSGSSAAAQGGAVGAGMEPKSSLPTDRTKTQHRPSKNREMDGFLDMLTRAQCCRVDDQRGLLTKEHLEVPLFLQLPSEQAQDSDAPSTTSSSTTDSSTGPEDNQITSAAASEESSKPKNMRETTV, encoded by the exons atggttgctTTCGGGGCGCTTTATCACAGGTTCACCTGCTTGGCAAAGTTTGCAGCTCAGAAGCAGCACAGGAAATATGGCAGGCGGTGCACTTCTGTCAGCGGCAACACAGAGACAGGAAAG AGCCAGGCGGTGTCAGATGGAG AGCTGAACATGACTGCGCGCGGCTACGGAGGCAGCAGCTCCAGCCTCCCAGGGACTCCAGGCGGAGACGCCGACCCCGCCAACAGCGTGCTGAGGTGGGCCGTCTCGTTCGAGAAGCTGTTGGAGGACCCCTGTGGGGTCAGCTACTTCACG gccTTCCTTAAATCAGAAGTGAGTGCAGAGAACATTTTATTCTGGCAGGCATGTGAGAAGTTCAGGAAGATTACCCCGACCTCTTTGGATGAG ctgaaagcagcagctcGTGCCATCTACAATACCTACCTGTCCGAGAGCGCGCCCGAGTCGGTGAACATCGACGACGCCGCCAAGACGGAGGAGAAGGACCTGGAGCAGCCCACTCCGGACATGTTTAACAAAGCCCAGACACAG ATCTTTAAGCTGATGAAGATGGACAGCTACAGGCGCTTTGTCCGCTCTCCCCTCTACCAGCGCTGCACCTTGGCGAGCGTCGAAGGCAAACTCCTGCCACAGATCGCCACAAAGCCTGCACACATGGGGTCCTGGGAGGACGTGGTCTCTAGAGGCCCCTCAAGTGACAAGAAG AAGTCGGACTCTAACAGCTGGCTGGGTGGGAGGAGTGCCTCGGAGAAAGAGCAGAAGAGAGGATCCTGGGGAG ATGTCCAAGTCTCAGGAGCCTTGAGGGACTCTCATCTATCAACCAGTAGTGTGGGGCTTGTCTCCCTCCACAGGCAGGCGGAG AACGGCCGCTCCAGTCCTCGCCTGCCTGAACAGGGGGGTGGAAGTGGAGGTCGGCTGGGTGTGGAGGGAGGTTACTGCTGCGTCTACCTGCCAGACGGGAGCGCCTCTCTGGCCCCGACACGAAACGGCCAACAGATCAAAGACATGCTGGCTAGCCTGTGTGAGAAGAGAGGCTTCCCTCTGAAGGATGTCATCATTTATCTGCATGGCAAGAACAAG CCCTTATCTCTGGACCAGGACTGCTCCGTGCTGAGAGATCAGCAGGTCACTCTCGAGCTCAGGGTGACGTTTGC GCTGGAGATTGCTTTCACCAATAAAACGGTGGGAATCATGGCGAAGTCCAGTAAGACTCTGCTGGACGCCCTCGCCGTGGTGATGCAGAAACACCACCTCAAACCTCAGGAGGTCTTGGTCACCATG gTTGGCAGTGACGAGCCCCTGAACCTGAGCAGCTCTGTGTACAGACTGGCCAATAAGACGATCCGACTGGACAGAACCAAAG GTAAAGACCAGACCATCATCTCCAGAGGAAGTGGTTCGTCTGCTGCCGCGCAG GGAGGAGCAGTGGGGGCAGGCATGGAGCCTAAATCGTCGCTGCCGACAGACAGAACCAAGACGCAGCACAGACCCAGTAAGAACCGCGAAATGGACG GGTTTCTGGACATGCTGACAAGGGCTCAGTGCTGCAGAGTGGATGACCAGCGAGGTCTTCTGACCAAAGAACATCTGGAGGTTCCTCTGTTCCTGCAGCTGCCCTCGGAGCAGGCGCAGGACTCCGACGCTCCCAGCACGACCAGCTCCTCCACCACTGACTCCAGCACAGGACCGGAGGACAATCAGATCACTTCTGCTGCAGCATCCGAGGAAAGCTCAAAGCCCAAAAACATGAGGGAAACAACAGTTTGA
- the rgs14b gene encoding regulator of G-protein signaling 14 isoform X4, whose product MRSAHEVWVEHSAAFFDGLRLIEDFSLLKKKSRTTMAKNFNSLGIPVGHMSQAVSDGELNMTARGYGGSSSSLPGTPGGDADPANSVLRWAVSFEKLLEDPCGVSYFTLKAAARAIYNTYLSESAPESVNIDDAAKTEEKDLEQPTPDMFNKAQTQIFKLMKMDSYRRFVRSPLYQRCTLASVEGKLLPQIATKPAHMGSWEDVVSRGPSSDKKKSDSNSWLGGRSASEKEQKRGSWGDVQVSGALRDSHLSTSSVGLVSLHRQAENGRSSPRLPEQGGGSGGRLGVEGGYCCVYLPDGSASLAPTRNGQQIKDMLASLCEKRGFPLKDVIIYLHGKNKPLSLDQDCSVLRDQQVTLELRVTFALEIAFTNKTVGIMAKSSKTLLDALAVVMQKHHLKPQEVLVTMVGSDEPLNLSSSVYRLANKTIRLDRTKGKDQTIISRGSGSSAAAQGGAVGAGMEPKSSLPTDRTKTQHRPSKNREMDGFLDMLTRAQCCRVDDQRGLLTKEHLEVPLFLQLPSEQAQDSDAPSTTSSSTTDSSTGPEDNQITSAAASEESSKPKNMRETTV is encoded by the exons ATGAGAAGTGCACATGAAGTTTGGGTGGAGCACTCTGCTGCGTTTTTTGACGGTTTGCGCCTCATAGAAGATTTcagtctcttaaaaaaaaaatcccggACCACCATGGCGAAGAACTTCAATAGTTTGGGGATCCCTGTTGGCCACATG AGCCAGGCGGTGTCAGATGGAG AGCTGAACATGACTGCGCGCGGCTACGGAGGCAGCAGCTCCAGCCTCCCAGGGACTCCAGGCGGAGACGCCGACCCCGCCAACAGCGTGCTGAGGTGGGCCGTCTCGTTCGAGAAGCTGTTGGAGGACCCCTGTGGGGTCAGCTACTTCACG ctgaaagcagcagctcGTGCCATCTACAATACCTACCTGTCCGAGAGCGCGCCCGAGTCGGTGAACATCGACGACGCCGCCAAGACGGAGGAGAAGGACCTGGAGCAGCCCACTCCGGACATGTTTAACAAAGCCCAGACACAG ATCTTTAAGCTGATGAAGATGGACAGCTACAGGCGCTTTGTCCGCTCTCCCCTCTACCAGCGCTGCACCTTGGCGAGCGTCGAAGGCAAACTCCTGCCACAGATCGCCACAAAGCCTGCACACATGGGGTCCTGGGAGGACGTGGTCTCTAGAGGCCCCTCAAGTGACAAGAAG AAGTCGGACTCTAACAGCTGGCTGGGTGGGAGGAGTGCCTCGGAGAAAGAGCAGAAGAGAGGATCCTGGGGAG ATGTCCAAGTCTCAGGAGCCTTGAGGGACTCTCATCTATCAACCAGTAGTGTGGGGCTTGTCTCCCTCCACAGGCAGGCGGAG AACGGCCGCTCCAGTCCTCGCCTGCCTGAACAGGGGGGTGGAAGTGGAGGTCGGCTGGGTGTGGAGGGAGGTTACTGCTGCGTCTACCTGCCAGACGGGAGCGCCTCTCTGGCCCCGACACGAAACGGCCAACAGATCAAAGACATGCTGGCTAGCCTGTGTGAGAAGAGAGGCTTCCCTCTGAAGGATGTCATCATTTATCTGCATGGCAAGAACAAG CCCTTATCTCTGGACCAGGACTGCTCCGTGCTGAGAGATCAGCAGGTCACTCTCGAGCTCAGGGTGACGTTTGC GCTGGAGATTGCTTTCACCAATAAAACGGTGGGAATCATGGCGAAGTCCAGTAAGACTCTGCTGGACGCCCTCGCCGTGGTGATGCAGAAACACCACCTCAAACCTCAGGAGGTCTTGGTCACCATG gTTGGCAGTGACGAGCCCCTGAACCTGAGCAGCTCTGTGTACAGACTGGCCAATAAGACGATCCGACTGGACAGAACCAAAG GTAAAGACCAGACCATCATCTCCAGAGGAAGTGGTTCGTCTGCTGCCGCGCAG GGAGGAGCAGTGGGGGCAGGCATGGAGCCTAAATCGTCGCTGCCGACAGACAGAACCAAGACGCAGCACAGACCCAGTAAGAACCGCGAAATGGACG GGTTTCTGGACATGCTGACAAGGGCTCAGTGCTGCAGAGTGGATGACCAGCGAGGTCTTCTGACCAAAGAACATCTGGAGGTTCCTCTGTTCCTGCAGCTGCCCTCGGAGCAGGCGCAGGACTCCGACGCTCCCAGCACGACCAGCTCCTCCACCACTGACTCCAGCACAGGACCGGAGGACAATCAGATCACTTCTGCTGCAGCATCCGAGGAAAGCTCAAAGCCCAAAAACATGAGGGAAACAACAGTTTGA
- the rgs14b gene encoding regulator of G-protein signaling 14 isoform X1, with protein sequence MRSAHEVWVEHSAAFFDGLRLIEDFSLLKKKSRTTMAKNFNSLGIPVGHMSQAVSDGELNMTARGYGGSSSSLPGTPGGDADPANSVLRWAVSFEKLLEDPCGVSYFTAFLKSEVSAENILFWQACEKFRKITPTSLDELKAAARAIYNTYLSESAPESVNIDDAAKTEEKDLEQPTPDMFNKAQTQIFKLMKMDSYRRFVRSPLYQRCTLASVEGKLLPQIATKPAHMGSWEDVVSRGPSSDKKKSDSNSWLGGRSASEKEQKRGSWGDVQVSGALRDSHLSTSSVGLVSLHRQAENGRSSPRLPEQGGGSGGRLGVEGGYCCVYLPDGSASLAPTRNGQQIKDMLASLCEKRGFPLKDVIIYLHGKNKPLSLDQDCSVLRDQQVTLELRVTFALEIAFTNKTVGIMAKSSKTLLDALAVVMQKHHLKPQEVLVTMVGSDEPLNLSSSVYRLANKTIRLDRTKGKDQTIISRGSGSSAAAQGGAVGAGMEPKSSLPTDRTKTQHRPSKNREMDGFLDMLTRAQCCRVDDQRGLLTKEHLEVPLFLQLPSEQAQDSDAPSTTSSSTTDSSTGPEDNQITSAAASEESSKPKNMRETTV encoded by the exons ATGAGAAGTGCACATGAAGTTTGGGTGGAGCACTCTGCTGCGTTTTTTGACGGTTTGCGCCTCATAGAAGATTTcagtctcttaaaaaaaaaatcccggACCACCATGGCGAAGAACTTCAATAGTTTGGGGATCCCTGTTGGCCACATG AGCCAGGCGGTGTCAGATGGAG AGCTGAACATGACTGCGCGCGGCTACGGAGGCAGCAGCTCCAGCCTCCCAGGGACTCCAGGCGGAGACGCCGACCCCGCCAACAGCGTGCTGAGGTGGGCCGTCTCGTTCGAGAAGCTGTTGGAGGACCCCTGTGGGGTCAGCTACTTCACG gccTTCCTTAAATCAGAAGTGAGTGCAGAGAACATTTTATTCTGGCAGGCATGTGAGAAGTTCAGGAAGATTACCCCGACCTCTTTGGATGAG ctgaaagcagcagctcGTGCCATCTACAATACCTACCTGTCCGAGAGCGCGCCCGAGTCGGTGAACATCGACGACGCCGCCAAGACGGAGGAGAAGGACCTGGAGCAGCCCACTCCGGACATGTTTAACAAAGCCCAGACACAG ATCTTTAAGCTGATGAAGATGGACAGCTACAGGCGCTTTGTCCGCTCTCCCCTCTACCAGCGCTGCACCTTGGCGAGCGTCGAAGGCAAACTCCTGCCACAGATCGCCACAAAGCCTGCACACATGGGGTCCTGGGAGGACGTGGTCTCTAGAGGCCCCTCAAGTGACAAGAAG AAGTCGGACTCTAACAGCTGGCTGGGTGGGAGGAGTGCCTCGGAGAAAGAGCAGAAGAGAGGATCCTGGGGAG ATGTCCAAGTCTCAGGAGCCTTGAGGGACTCTCATCTATCAACCAGTAGTGTGGGGCTTGTCTCCCTCCACAGGCAGGCGGAG AACGGCCGCTCCAGTCCTCGCCTGCCTGAACAGGGGGGTGGAAGTGGAGGTCGGCTGGGTGTGGAGGGAGGTTACTGCTGCGTCTACCTGCCAGACGGGAGCGCCTCTCTGGCCCCGACACGAAACGGCCAACAGATCAAAGACATGCTGGCTAGCCTGTGTGAGAAGAGAGGCTTCCCTCTGAAGGATGTCATCATTTATCTGCATGGCAAGAACAAG CCCTTATCTCTGGACCAGGACTGCTCCGTGCTGAGAGATCAGCAGGTCACTCTCGAGCTCAGGGTGACGTTTGC GCTGGAGATTGCTTTCACCAATAAAACGGTGGGAATCATGGCGAAGTCCAGTAAGACTCTGCTGGACGCCCTCGCCGTGGTGATGCAGAAACACCACCTCAAACCTCAGGAGGTCTTGGTCACCATG gTTGGCAGTGACGAGCCCCTGAACCTGAGCAGCTCTGTGTACAGACTGGCCAATAAGACGATCCGACTGGACAGAACCAAAG GTAAAGACCAGACCATCATCTCCAGAGGAAGTGGTTCGTCTGCTGCCGCGCAG GGAGGAGCAGTGGGGGCAGGCATGGAGCCTAAATCGTCGCTGCCGACAGACAGAACCAAGACGCAGCACAGACCCAGTAAGAACCGCGAAATGGACG GGTTTCTGGACATGCTGACAAGGGCTCAGTGCTGCAGAGTGGATGACCAGCGAGGTCTTCTGACCAAAGAACATCTGGAGGTTCCTCTGTTCCTGCAGCTGCCCTCGGAGCAGGCGCAGGACTCCGACGCTCCCAGCACGACCAGCTCCTCCACCACTGACTCCAGCACAGGACCGGAGGACAATCAGATCACTTCTGCTGCAGCATCCGAGGAAAGCTCAAAGCCCAAAAACATGAGGGAAACAACAGTTTGA
- the rgs14b gene encoding regulator of G-protein signaling 14 isoform X2, with protein sequence MRSAHEVWVEHSAAFFDGLRLIEDFSLLKKKSRTTMAKNFNSLGIPVGHMSQAVSDGELNMTARGYGGSSSSLPGTPGGDADPANSVLRWAVSFEKLLEDPCGVSYFTAFLKSEVSAENILFWQACEKFRKITPTSLDELKAAARAIYNTYLSESAPESVNIDDAAKTEEKDLEQPTPDMFNKAQTQIFKLMKMDSYRRFVRSPLYQRCTLASVEGKLLPQIATKPAHMGSWEDVVSRGPSSDKKKSDSNSWLGGRSASEKEQKRGSWGDVQVSGALRDSHLSTSSVGLVSLHRQAENGRSSPRLPEQGGGSGGRLGVEGGYCCVYLPDGSASLAPTRNGQQIKDMLASLCEKRGFPLKDVIIYLHGKNKPLSLDQDCSVLRDQQVTLELRVTFALEIAFTNKTVGIMAKSSKTLLDALAVVMQKHHLKPQEVLVTMVGSDEPLNLSSSVYRLANKTIRLDRTKGKDQTIISRGSGSSAAAQGGAVGAGMEPKSSLPTDRTKTQHRPRFLDMLTRAQCCRVDDQRGLLTKEHLEVPLFLQLPSEQAQDSDAPSTTSSSTTDSSTGPEDNQITSAAASEESSKPKNMRETTV encoded by the exons ATGAGAAGTGCACATGAAGTTTGGGTGGAGCACTCTGCTGCGTTTTTTGACGGTTTGCGCCTCATAGAAGATTTcagtctcttaaaaaaaaaatcccggACCACCATGGCGAAGAACTTCAATAGTTTGGGGATCCCTGTTGGCCACATG AGCCAGGCGGTGTCAGATGGAG AGCTGAACATGACTGCGCGCGGCTACGGAGGCAGCAGCTCCAGCCTCCCAGGGACTCCAGGCGGAGACGCCGACCCCGCCAACAGCGTGCTGAGGTGGGCCGTCTCGTTCGAGAAGCTGTTGGAGGACCCCTGTGGGGTCAGCTACTTCACG gccTTCCTTAAATCAGAAGTGAGTGCAGAGAACATTTTATTCTGGCAGGCATGTGAGAAGTTCAGGAAGATTACCCCGACCTCTTTGGATGAG ctgaaagcagcagctcGTGCCATCTACAATACCTACCTGTCCGAGAGCGCGCCCGAGTCGGTGAACATCGACGACGCCGCCAAGACGGAGGAGAAGGACCTGGAGCAGCCCACTCCGGACATGTTTAACAAAGCCCAGACACAG ATCTTTAAGCTGATGAAGATGGACAGCTACAGGCGCTTTGTCCGCTCTCCCCTCTACCAGCGCTGCACCTTGGCGAGCGTCGAAGGCAAACTCCTGCCACAGATCGCCACAAAGCCTGCACACATGGGGTCCTGGGAGGACGTGGTCTCTAGAGGCCCCTCAAGTGACAAGAAG AAGTCGGACTCTAACAGCTGGCTGGGTGGGAGGAGTGCCTCGGAGAAAGAGCAGAAGAGAGGATCCTGGGGAG ATGTCCAAGTCTCAGGAGCCTTGAGGGACTCTCATCTATCAACCAGTAGTGTGGGGCTTGTCTCCCTCCACAGGCAGGCGGAG AACGGCCGCTCCAGTCCTCGCCTGCCTGAACAGGGGGGTGGAAGTGGAGGTCGGCTGGGTGTGGAGGGAGGTTACTGCTGCGTCTACCTGCCAGACGGGAGCGCCTCTCTGGCCCCGACACGAAACGGCCAACAGATCAAAGACATGCTGGCTAGCCTGTGTGAGAAGAGAGGCTTCCCTCTGAAGGATGTCATCATTTATCTGCATGGCAAGAACAAG CCCTTATCTCTGGACCAGGACTGCTCCGTGCTGAGAGATCAGCAGGTCACTCTCGAGCTCAGGGTGACGTTTGC GCTGGAGATTGCTTTCACCAATAAAACGGTGGGAATCATGGCGAAGTCCAGTAAGACTCTGCTGGACGCCCTCGCCGTGGTGATGCAGAAACACCACCTCAAACCTCAGGAGGTCTTGGTCACCATG gTTGGCAGTGACGAGCCCCTGAACCTGAGCAGCTCTGTGTACAGACTGGCCAATAAGACGATCCGACTGGACAGAACCAAAG GTAAAGACCAGACCATCATCTCCAGAGGAAGTGGTTCGTCTGCTGCCGCGCAG GGAGGAGCAGTGGGGGCAGGCATGGAGCCTAAATCGTCGCTGCCGACAGACAGAACCAAGACGCAGCACAGACCCA GGTTTCTGGACATGCTGACAAGGGCTCAGTGCTGCAGAGTGGATGACCAGCGAGGTCTTCTGACCAAAGAACATCTGGAGGTTCCTCTGTTCCTGCAGCTGCCCTCGGAGCAGGCGCAGGACTCCGACGCTCCCAGCACGACCAGCTCCTCCACCACTGACTCCAGCACAGGACCGGAGGACAATCAGATCACTTCTGCTGCAGCATCCGAGGAAAGCTCAAAGCCCAAAAACATGAGGGAAACAACAGTTTGA
- the arl3l1 gene encoding ADP ribosylation factor like GTPase 3, like 1, which translates to MGEAQKGLLSVIEKLKGSAEQEVRIVLLGLDNAGKTTLLKSFASEDVNTITPTQGFNIKSVASHGMKLNVWDIGGQRKIRPFWKKYLENTDLLIYVIDSADKKRFEETGLELSELIDEENLKGVPVLVFANKQDLATASPASEIAEGLNLHTYRDRQWQIQACSAVSGEGVQDGMNWICNNIVNKKK; encoded by the exons ATGGGAGAAGCTCAGAAG GGCTTACTCTCTGTCATAGAGAAACTGAAGGGATCCGCAGAGCAGGAGGTCCGGATCGTTCTCCTGGGGCTGGACAACGCCGGCAAGACCACGCTGCTGAAGAGCTTCGCCTCGGAAGACGTGAACACCATCACCCCCACGCAG GGCTTCAACATAAAGAGCGTTGCTTCCCACGGCATGAAACTTAACGTCTGGGACATCGGAGGGCAGCGGAAGATCAGGCCCTTCTGGAAAAAGTACCTGGAGAACACAGACCTCTTA attTATGTCATTGACAGCGCGGACAAGAAGCGGTTTGAGGAGACGGGACTG GAGCTGTCCGAGCTGATCGATGAGGAGAATTTAAAGGGCGTTCCGGTCCTCGTCTTCGCTAATAAGCAGGATCTGGCCACGGCGTCGCCGGCCAGCGAGATCGCCGAGGGACTCAACCTGCACACGTACCGGGACCGCCAGTGGCAGATCCAGGCCTGCTCGGCTGTGTCTGGGGAGGGAGTTCAG GATGGCATGAACTGGATTTGCAACAACATTGTGAACAAGAAGAAGTGA